Part of the Nitrospira sp. genome is shown below.
GGAGCCAACCTAGACCGAAACTGGGCACTCCACTCTGTGGGGTGCCCTTTTTACTTTCACCAACCATCCGTGCAAGAGCCGCATAGCTACCCTTCATCACAAGCTGTTTGTCGAGATACCGGATCTCATCGACGAGAAGCTTCAGATAGTTCTTGCTGAAACCACGGTCCTTCTCAACTAATCGTTCTCGCAAAGCCGCCGTAAAAGCCTGCACCTGCTTCTCTCCAAGCGCATCCACTGGCATTTGCTTGAGCCGTCGAAGCCCAGCTATTTCGACCAATAAGGCTTGTCGCTGAGCCTGTATCTTGTTGGCCCGAGCAGTCAACGTCTCGTCCATCGGTAACAAACCCTTCTCTACCGCCTCATAGAGCTGATTGCTTCGGTGCTGCAGACTTTCGACTTCCTTGCTCAACTGCTTCAGTTTGCCCTCGTGATCGGTTTGCGACCGCCTTAGGCGCTTCCTGAGCCCTTCCAACATGGATTGGACTCGTGAAGGTGTAAAGACCCGATCCGCTAATGATGAGAGAACGAGCCGGTCAACCAGCTCTGTAGGCAAGTTTTCGCTTGTGCAGGTGTCCTTCCCCTTGAGAATCCGGCTCGAACATTTGTAATAGCGATACTTCCCGCCTTTGCCCGTTGCCAGCGTCATACCGGCTCCGCACGCCCCGCACTTGAGCAGTCCCGTGAGAAGCGTAGGACAATTGACGACCCGTGGCGGGACACGATCAGGGGATCGCGACTCCAACTTCTCTTTCACAGCTGCGAAGAGGTCTTTAGCAACAATTGGCTCGACTTTGACCGGAACCCATTCCTGCCGTGGCTTCATTCGTCGAACAGCCCCACCTCGCTTTTCATATTTATTGAAATAGTGCTCCCCGATGTAGGCGCGATTGGTCAAAACCTCATAAATACGTCCCTTGGTCCATTGACGACCGCGAATAAGGATTCCCTGTTCATTCAAGCGGGCAGCTACCCCATACAGCCCAAGCTCTCGCCCTCGATCTCCATGCAGGTACCATTGAAAGATGCGATTCACCACAACCGCTTCGCTTTCTTCCACGGTCAACGCTCGCTTCCTGCCTTTATTGCCGGGCAGCTGCACTTCTATCGTTCCATAGCCGACTGGTGGGCGTGAGCCGTTAAAGAAACCCTGCCTGGCGTTTTCGCGCATGGCTCGCAACGTGTGTTTTCCGTTTTCCTTGCTCTGGTATTCATCAAAAACGCTAAAGATACGCCGAATCATCTCTCCAGAAGGGTCATCGCTGGTCTGCTGAGTAATAGACAGCACGCGGACCCCGTATTTCTTCAACTTGCGTTCATAGAGGCCAAATTCGAGTGAGTCTCGAAAGAACCGAGACAGGCTATGCACCACAACAGCCTCGAAAGGAGATGGGGTGACGCAGGCTTCGGTGATCATCCGTTGAAACACTGGGCGTCGGTCATCTGTGGCCGATGCACCAGGTTCAACATATTCAGCGCCCACACTGTGGCCAGATGCCTGACACCAGGCCCGCATCTGACTGAGTTGGTCTGGAATGGAGAGATCTTTCTCTGCCTGTTTACTCGTCGAGACCCGCGCATATAACGCCACAATCATGGCCTCACCCCTCTTCCTCTTGGCTCAAGAGCATCGTCTGAATCAGTTCACCGAGGGACGCTTCAATCAACGCGATCTCAGCATCACTCACATCGATCAATTCAACATCGAAAGTGATTGTGATCTTATTCGAATCAATATCATGGGACACGCATAGGCCACCGCCTTTCGTGCATCATATATTCCGGCCCTGACCTTCCCGTTCCTCAGAATCCACCGGCCACCGCAACCCATCCAACTCCCCTTCCAGGCCCTTCCTTCCAAATGCATTGAGCGTCACCTTTCGAAATGCCCGAAACTGGTCCGGCGGCAATGCCGCCTCAGCCACGTCCAAGATATCCGTGACTCGTCGGTTGACCAGTTCAACTATGTGCGCTTTCTTTACCATTCCCCCAACTCGATGGCTTTCATGCGCTTGCGCACATCTGCCTTCCATGTTAGCGGATCGAACAGACGGCCTAGACGGTCACCAAGGAGCCGATAGGCCTCTTCTTCGGTCATCATCTCTTGCGCTTGCTTCACGCAGGAGACAGCCGCCATCCGCTTAAGATAGCCGTATATGCTGATGGTCAACCGCATGAGGCGTTCGTCAAGGACCATCTCTTTGCCGTCGATCAGCTTGGCTTCCAGGCTGTGCAATGCGGCAATCCGTTGCTGTAAATCAATCCACAGCGGGTGTAAGGGCCAGCGCGAGCGGTTACTATCCTCCGTGCGAATCCTCAAGGTATCGTGATGCTCAGCCAAAAAGTTCAATAGAGACCCTTGCCGCGCTTGAAGTTCCACGAACGTTCGAATCAGGAATCCCCGTAAGATCGCCTTTCTTACCTGCCATTCAATCCGCCAAACATGTTCGTCTTGTCCCCACAACTCGTGAAACCAGACCTTGGCGCTTTGCTGTCGAATCTCTGCAATCTTGTCATACACGCGGAGAACCACATCCCCCTTGCCCAACGTAAAGGTCTGTACGTTTCCGTTCTGTCGGTGCTGGCTATCCTTATCCGAGAAACTCACGAATGAGTCAGCATCGAAATCCCGTTCCGGCAGGGAATAGTCAAAACAGAAATCCACCCGAGAGAGGCTTTCCGGCTGTTGCATCTCGCAGCCGACCGACTTGGCCCAAGCCAGAAACTTGTCATGGAGGGTAAGCGCCGATTGTCGCCACAACGCTTGGCTTCGAAAGGTCACGAAACACGAGGGGTTATTAAACTCTCCCAGTTCAACCTTGAAATCCTCGTTGGAGAGCACAAACGGGTAGCCCGAGCTGCTGCCATATGGGTAGATGAAAAACTCGGTATCCCCGAGTTTCACGGCCCGAGGTTCCCGGCTTTTGCTCATCCGGAGCTGTTCTTTGATGACCGCAAGGGCTCTGAAGTCGAGATGTTTCGAGGCAGGCGGCGTCAGATAGTAGGCACACTGCACCGTGTCAATTCCGTGCAGTAACAATTTGTATACCCCCTGCTCCGAGATCATGTTTCCTCAGGCTTCGGCAAAGGTTCCAACCGAAGTTCCTGCTCCTCTACCCGCACCGTAATCCCCGTTGTTTTGTCCAAACTCAGTTGAAGGGGACCGTTTAACACCATGACCTTATCCATGAGCGGAACAAGGTTCACGGTCACAAACAAATCTGCTGTGCTCGGCTCGATATGGCCGATGCGAATGAGGTAGATGGCGAGGTTTTTGCGCTCGATTGGGGTGTACCCGATATCCTCTTTCAAGTCGCTATGCACCCAATACGGGTGGCGATAAATCCAGGAGGGAAGGGCTTGATAGAACCACCACTGAATGGCCCCACCTTCGAACACCTCGTTGGGGTTCGCCTTCTTCACCCCTCGCAACCTTGCGATATCAATTCCTACATCCCGGAGGCGCTTGTAAAAAGCGAGGTTCCAAATGTCGAAAATGGAAAAGAGCCGCCATTTGCCGAACCGTTCATCCCCTCTGCCTGATCCGAGCCCCTGGTAGAGCTGAGCCAAAATGCCCCCACGGTCCCAATCCTTCAAAACCTTGCGCGAGACGCCGATGCAGGTCTCGACATCGCCCGAGGTGTAACGTCGCTGGCGAAGATACTCGATGAGAATGTCCCAATTGCGCGGCAGGCCGACGATATCGGGCATCTCCAACTGTGGAATCGACGGCTCACGAGTTTTTCGTTTATACATGGCCATATCGTTACCATTGCGTTACATTTAAAGTCAAGCGCGGGCGTGTGGCGGGTTAGACCGGGGAAGCTGATTCCGTACCTACAAAAAGAAAGGGGGGAGTCTTACGACACCCCCTATTTCACAGAAAAGAACGCCCGCGTATCCGCCGGCGCGAGATCTAGCAGTTTGGATTAAGACCAAAACGAGTAACCAGCTACATCCACAGGGTCGAATGAAGAGTGCGCTCAGGCTCTTTTATAGTTGACCGTGGGGCCCCCCATTCAAAACTCGCGATTTTCCATTCATCATGTTCCTTGACTAAGACGTACCTGATATTACTGACATGCTCGCTGTATCCTTCGAGGACACCGCTCATGATGGCGGTATCGCCATCGACTTTTCGTGAAGAAAAGGTGCTATCGCGGGGTTCCATCACGACGCTGTTTTCCTGAATCAGCGCCACAAATTCGGCGAAGGGTAAGGTTTCCCTCGCCGTTGCGGACAAATAGTTATAGGCCCGCCAGTACTCGCCCTCTTCGATCGCCTGAAGTTGGGCACGAATCATCCCAACAGGTCTCAAGGTTTGCCCCCACCAATACATAAGGCCAAACACCCCGAGCAGAGACAAAACAGCCAGTATTCTCAGCGTTTGGCTCTTTGTCGTCCTTACTCCTCTCCACCAACCAGCACGTGCCAAAGCCTTAGCACTAGACATTTCGACGTATACCGGGCTTTCCGCGATCGTGAGCCGGCATTCCTCGATGAGGGCCGCCGGTATCAGTTTGAATGCGCAGAGCACGAGACCCGGTACAATCAGCACATCATCAAGCTGGCCAATGACTGGAATAAAATCTGGGATGAGATCGAACGGGAGGAGGAGATACCCCACTGCGAGCAGCAGCAGAAACCTGGCAAGTATCGGCGTCCTCTGATCCTGTAGTAAAAGTTGGTATAGCGTTACTTCTCGTTTAAGTGTTCTTCCGAGGGACCTGAGCTTCTCAAGCATAGTGCCTCTCCGCATAATCCACATGGCACTAGAGATTCTTTATTACCGCTTGACGACGTGGTCCTATTGATCTCATTCTGTCTGTATTGCCCGTTGAGCAATCGCTGACCCTGCCTCAGCCTCATCTACGGTGAACCCTTGCGCACTCAGAGACTCCGCCATCCCGCTAATCGCTCGTGCTAAATTCACGCGTAGCTGAAGTTCTTTCTTCCCTCGATCTGACTCCGCGAGTTGCTTGAGGTCGTTGCGGGCATAGAAGGCCTCTTCCATTTGCTGCCAGATCGGATACCCACTAGCAGTGTCGAATCCTCTCGCTTCAATCCGAACAGGACGGAACGCCACGCCGAACAGATAGCCACCCCCGAAAAAGATGGCTGAGTTCGTCAGAATCTCGACTCCAACATTGGTGGCGATGAGGACCGGATTCCAGGCGGTGGCCACGCCGAGGGCAATCGTCTCCGCTGAAATATCCGCGAAAGTGGCCGTAGCCAGCCACTGCCAGCGAACTTTGCCATAATCCAAGATGTTCATCGCCACCACCAAGTCGACGCCCAGGCGACGCCGGAGCGCTGTGAGTTGTTCAGCGGTCGGGATAGTTCCAGGCTTCAGCCCTAACTCCGTGGCCAGCGCATCGGTCTCCTCGAATGAGGCGAAGCGGAATTGGTGGCCGGTCGCGAGCCTGCTCAGAAAAAGCCACCGGGCGTCCGCTCGTATCTCTTGAAGCGTGTCCGCTACTTGCCGAACTTCCTCCTCAGCCGACAGCACTTCGTCCGTGCTTATCAATGCCGACAATTCGGTAATCTCGCTATCAAACCCGAAAGGCAACAATGCGACAGATAGTCGCTTCTCCATGGGCAGTTCAGTGCGAAGCGCAGCAGGGAACCAGACGCATCCGGTGAGCGCGACGCTCAGCAAACAACTCGCAATCATGAACGGACGACAAGAACGTGCAGTCAGAGAAGTCATGAGACTCCTTGGGCCGATCGAAAACCACGAACAGCATCCGGACAAGATCAGCCATATAGAGGCGTCACTTGCGGAGTTGCCAAGACGATGACAAGGAGATCAAATGCGGTAGACAGACACGCGTTGGTGAGGGCGGAGCGCCAGGTTCTGCGCAGGAATCGAGACGGATTGCGAAAGACCCGTTGCGAGGATACGGGATGGGGCAACCATGACGGTTGCAGTCCCTGAGCTGGTCAACTGGTTTTGAAGAGTGGGCACATCGGGCTTAAGACTAACAACCAGCAGTGAGAGTGCTTGTTCATCTTGGTCGCTGGTGTCCAGCAGGCTATTGATCTGTTCAACGAAT
Proteins encoded:
- a CDS encoding DUF4864 domain-containing protein, with amino-acid sequence MLEKLRSLGRTLKREVTLYQLLLQDQRTPILARFLLLLAVGYLLLPFDLIPDFIPVIGQLDDVLIVPGLVLCAFKLIPAALIEECRLTIAESPVYVEMSSAKALARAGWWRGVRTTKSQTLRILAVLSLLGVFGLMYWWGQTLRPVGMIRAQLQAIEEGEYWRAYNYLSATARETLPFAEFVALIQENSVVMEPRDSTFSSRKVDGDTAIMSGVLEGYSEHVSNIRYVLVKEHDEWKIASFEWGAPRSTIKEPERTLHSTLWM
- a CDS encoding recombinase family protein encodes the protein MIVALYARVSTSKQAEKDLSIPDQLSQMRAWCQASGHSVGAEYVEPGASATDDRRPVFQRMITEACVTPSPFEAVVVHSLSRFFRDSLEFGLYERKLKKYGVRVLSITQQTSDDPSGEMIRRIFSVFDEYQSKENGKHTLRAMRENARQGFFNGSRPPVGYGTIEVQLPGNKGRKRALTVEESEAVVVNRIFQWYLHGDRGRELGLYGVAARLNEQGILIRGRQWTKGRIYEVLTNRAYIGEHYFNKYEKRGGAVRRMKPRQEWVPVKVEPIVAKDLFAAVKEKLESRSPDRVPPRVVNCPTLLTGLLKCGACGAGMTLATGKGGKYRYYKCSSRILKGKDTCTSENLPTELVDRLVLSSLADRVFTPSRVQSMLEGLRKRLRRSQTDHEGKLKQLSKEVESLQHRSNQLYEAVEKGLLPMDETLTARANKIQAQRQALLVEIAGLRRLKQMPVDALGEKQVQAFTAALRERLVEKDRGFSKNYLKLLVDEIRYLDKQLVMKGSYAALARMVGESKKGTPQSGVPSFGLGWL